The Urbifossiella limnaea genome has a window encoding:
- a CDS encoding RNA polymerase sigma factor yields the protein MTEPTPTTPDADRLVAAVLAGDTAAYAGLVRMYEAEVWRIAAALLRDRDATENLVQQAFLDAYAHLGQYRPGTDFGAWMRTVARNRLRKELRTAAREDRRLATYRERLGERLRADDGPRDDADEYLTALRGCREELPGPDAELIRLRYERGLSFEAIGARRGQTPEAVQRMVSRVRFRLRACIEGKLGS from the coding sequence ATGACCGAGCCGACGCCGACCACCCCCGACGCCGACCGGCTGGTGGCCGCGGTCCTCGCTGGCGACACGGCGGCCTACGCCGGGCTGGTGCGGATGTACGAGGCAGAGGTGTGGCGCATCGCCGCGGCGCTGCTGCGCGACCGCGACGCCACCGAGAACCTGGTGCAGCAGGCGTTCCTCGACGCCTACGCCCACCTCGGCCAGTACCGCCCCGGGACCGACTTCGGCGCCTGGATGCGGACGGTCGCTCGAAACCGGCTGCGGAAGGAACTCCGCACGGCCGCCCGCGAGGACCGCCGGCTGGCGACCTACCGCGAGCGGCTCGGCGAGCGGCTGCGGGCCGACGACGGGCCGCGGGACGACGCCGACGAGTACCTCACTGCCCTTCGGGGCTGCCGCGAGGAACTCCCCGGCCCGGACGCCGAGCTGATCCGGCTGCGATACGAGCGGGGATTGTCGTTCGAGGCGATCGGCGCCCGCCGCGGGCAGACGCCCGAGGCCGTGCAGCGGATGGTGTCCCGCGTCCGGTTCCGCCTCCGGGCGTGCATCGAGGGGAAACTCGGCTCGTGA
- a CDS encoding WD40 repeat domain-containing protein: MSGPLRLAALGIAALVGSAAARPDPAALTLRGHTRGVTAVAFTPDGKRLITGGGDDTVRVWDAATGKELVRVAAGGKGVTALAVSPDGNTIAVGTLAGELSVRDAATGRERAALRGHKENVTSVAFSPDGRRVATGSGDDTLRVWDAATGKALNSLDAGNEYDVTAVAFTPDGKRLVAGDGEGGLTVWDVAAGETDAAIEGHRTTVTAVAVSGDGKRIVSAGRDGAVRVWAGGREVLTLRGHGDDVTAVALVGGTIASGGDDGTVRLWDATTGAARRTIRAGGSVAAVVLSPDGRRVAAAAGDVVQVWEIGR; encoded by the coding sequence GTGAGCGGCCCGCTGCGACTCGCCGCGCTCGGCATCGCCGCCCTGGTCGGCTCCGCGGCGGCGCGGCCCGACCCCGCGGCGCTGACGCTCCGCGGCCACACCCGCGGCGTCACCGCCGTCGCCTTTACGCCGGACGGAAAGCGCCTCATCACCGGCGGCGGCGACGACACGGTGCGCGTCTGGGACGCGGCCACGGGGAAGGAACTGGTGCGCGTCGCCGCCGGCGGGAAGGGCGTGACGGCGCTCGCCGTCAGCCCCGACGGGAATACGATCGCCGTCGGCACCTTGGCCGGCGAGCTGTCGGTCCGCGACGCGGCCACCGGGCGCGAGCGCGCCGCCCTCCGCGGGCACAAGGAGAACGTCACGTCGGTTGCGTTCTCACCCGACGGCCGTCGCGTCGCGACGGGAAGCGGCGACGACACGCTCCGCGTCTGGGACGCGGCCACGGGGAAGGCGCTGAACTCCCTCGACGCCGGCAACGAGTACGACGTGACCGCCGTCGCCTTCACCCCGGACGGGAAGCGCCTCGTCGCCGGTGACGGCGAGGGAGGGCTGACCGTGTGGGACGTCGCGGCCGGCGAGACGGACGCGGCGATCGAGGGGCACCGCACGACCGTGACGGCCGTGGCGGTGAGCGGCGACGGGAAGCGGATCGTGTCCGCCGGGCGGGACGGCGCGGTGCGGGTGTGGGCCGGCGGCCGTGAGGTGCTGACGCTCCGCGGCCACGGCGACGACGTGACCGCCGTGGCGCTCGTCGGCGGCACGATCGCCTCCGGCGGCGACGACGGCACGGTGCGGCTGTGGGACGCGACGACCGGCGCGGCGCGCCGAACGATCCGCGCCGGGGGCAGCGTGGCGGCGGTCGTGCTCAGCCCGGACGGACGGCGGGTCGCCGCGGCGGCTGGCGACGTGGTTCAAGTATGGGAGATCGGCCGATGA
- a CDS encoding DUF1592 domain-containing protein: MALWTDRAWRRPSGAAEREPFLKLYARLRGEGQAFDPALRSAFQAVLLSAPFRYQLSPAHPDPTLAQYAVASRLSFMLTGAPPDAELLRLAAEGKLRDPAVRAAQADRLLTGPLADGFVRPFTTQWLELDQPVTIAQTHIAKQDFRWARDLKASMREETIQYVRRMVAENRPAKELVQSDWTMMNDALARHYGYPALPDGTLRPVTLRPDDPRGGGILGHAGIQSMLCWMGDNWVIYRGAWVLRHVLDHPPPPPPLEVPELNPNDGKNRGKPFRELLKIHQEDGRCSVCHRTTDPAGFAFQNFDISGRWRDVEHGHYARGELDGRISWLGVGATRPVDAAGRLPRGEEFKTFAEFKAQVVALYQPDLVRGVLKNLTVYATGRPPDAAGLRAIARTVEQLKPTEYRTRDLIKAVVASPAFLDETPADPRRSTP, encoded by the coding sequence CTGGCGCTCTGGACCGACCGTGCCTGGCGCCGGCCGAGCGGCGCGGCCGAGCGCGAGCCGTTCCTGAAGCTGTACGCCAGGCTCCGCGGCGAGGGGCAGGCGTTCGACCCCGCCCTGCGCTCGGCGTTCCAGGCCGTGCTCCTGAGCGCCCCGTTCCGCTACCAGCTCTCGCCGGCGCACCCGGACCCGACCCTCGCTCAGTACGCCGTCGCGTCGCGGCTGAGCTTCATGCTGACGGGCGCGCCGCCGGACGCCGAGTTGCTCCGGCTCGCGGCCGAGGGGAAGCTCCGCGACCCGGCCGTCCGCGCCGCCCAGGCCGACCGGCTCCTCACCGGCCCGCTCGCGGACGGGTTCGTCCGCCCGTTCACGACGCAGTGGCTGGAGCTCGACCAGCCCGTCACCATCGCGCAGACCCACATCGCCAAACAGGACTTCCGCTGGGCCCGCGACCTGAAGGCGTCGATGCGCGAGGAGACGATTCAGTACGTCCGCCGCATGGTCGCCGAGAACCGGCCGGCGAAGGAACTCGTCCAGAGTGACTGGACGATGATGAACGACGCGCTCGCCCGCCACTACGGCTACCCCGCACTGCCGGACGGTACGCTGCGGCCAGTGACCCTCCGCCCCGACGACCCGCGCGGCGGCGGGATTCTGGGCCACGCGGGGATTCAGTCGATGCTCTGCTGGATGGGGGACAACTGGGTCATCTACCGCGGGGCGTGGGTGCTGCGGCACGTCCTCGACCACCCGCCGCCCCCGCCGCCGCTCGAAGTGCCCGAGCTGAACCCGAACGACGGCAAGAACCGCGGCAAGCCGTTCCGCGAGCTGCTGAAGATCCACCAGGAGGACGGCCGCTGCTCGGTCTGCCACCGGACGACCGACCCGGCCGGGTTCGCGTTCCAGAACTTCGACATCAGCGGCCGGTGGCGCGACGTGGAGCACGGACACTACGCCCGCGGCGAGCTCGACGGCCGCATCTCGTGGCTCGGCGTCGGCGCCACCCGCCCCGTGGACGCGGCCGGCCGCCTGCCGCGCGGCGAGGAGTTCAAGACGTTCGCGGAGTTCAAGGCACAGGTGGTGGCCCTCTACCAGCCGGACCTGGTCCGGGGTGTCCTCAAGAACCTGACGGTGTACGCCACCGGCCGCCCGCCGGACGCCGCCGGCCTGCGCGCGATCGCCCGGACCGTGGAGCAGTTGAAGCCGACCGAATACCGGACGCGCGACCTGATCAAGGCCGTGGTCGCGTCGCCCGCGTTCCTGGACGAAACCCCCGCCGACCCCCGCCGGAGTACGCCATGA
- a CDS encoding DUF1587 domain-containing protein, whose product MPPKDKPQPTAAEKERLLAWIVAQQKAAGPGGTRRLNKREAGAAFRDVTGLPVDFGHGLPGDGTVAGFDTGADGLQDAADSVATWVRVTKRVVDGVRFTEPSPGVVFAADLRGQKDARKVFDPWKVRDGAAKELGRLLPQLGGLLLEPRSPGDREVVRFTVPPPPERQGVVRVRLTVSVKKPVPDLPHPRLWVEVGGRPVDYRELAGPADAPVTIEYLVHTGDLAIQKGVNVSLSNKVERPYAVPGFENEDRSRPEDKLPPGGWGLFRPAFDRRTLQPEQWPAPLVILHEVEIESNHIAPWPPAEWKADVARSPTRRRARRSSWRSGPTVPGAGRAARPSASRS is encoded by the coding sequence ATGCCGCCGAAGGACAAGCCGCAGCCGACCGCGGCGGAGAAGGAGCGACTGCTGGCGTGGATCGTCGCTCAGCAGAAGGCGGCCGGCCCCGGCGGCACGCGGCGGCTTAACAAGCGCGAGGCCGGCGCCGCGTTCCGCGACGTGACCGGGCTGCCGGTCGATTTCGGCCACGGCCTCCCGGGCGACGGCACCGTCGCCGGCTTCGACACCGGCGCCGACGGCCTCCAGGACGCGGCCGACTCGGTGGCGACGTGGGTGCGGGTGACGAAGCGCGTGGTGGACGGCGTCCGCTTCACCGAGCCGTCGCCGGGGGTGGTGTTCGCGGCCGACCTGCGCGGCCAGAAGGACGCCCGCAAGGTGTTCGACCCGTGGAAGGTGCGGGACGGCGCCGCGAAGGAACTCGGCCGACTCCTGCCGCAGCTCGGCGGGCTGCTACTGGAGCCGCGCTCGCCCGGCGACCGCGAGGTGGTGCGGTTCACCGTCCCGCCGCCGCCCGAGCGGCAGGGCGTGGTGCGCGTGAGGCTCACGGTGTCGGTAAAGAAGCCGGTGCCAGACCTGCCGCACCCGCGGCTGTGGGTCGAGGTCGGCGGCCGGCCGGTCGACTACCGCGAGCTCGCCGGCCCGGCCGACGCGCCGGTGACGATCGAGTACCTCGTCCACACCGGCGACCTGGCGATCCAGAAGGGCGTGAACGTCTCGCTCAGCAACAAGGTCGAGCGGCCCTACGCCGTCCCCGGGTTCGAGAACGAGGACCGCAGCCGGCCCGAGGACAAGCTCCCGCCCGGCGGCTGGGGGCTGTTCCGCCCGGCGTTCGACCGCCGCACGTTGCAACCGGAGCAGTGGCCGGCGCCGCTCGTGATCCTCCATGAAGTCGAGATCGAGAGCAACCACATCGCCCCGTGGCCGCCGGCCGAATGGAAGGCGGACGTGGCGCGGTCGCCGACTCGCCGGAGAGCGCGGCGAAGCTCCTGGCGCTCTGGACCGACCGTGCCTGGCGCCGGCCGAGCGGCGCGGCCGAGCGCGAGCCGTTCCTGA
- a CDS encoding DUF1501 domain-containing protein — translation MFDLFTGARSHLCDGSPRRDFLRAGLFGLGGLAAGRAPASPGAGGPLVRDKSVVFLFLAGGPSQYETFDPKPDGPEGSTSIAGHVATAIPGVRFASYLPKLARLADRLTVVRSFRTNHSEHNGAHKQLMTADLTVQDGKPITQPGLGAVYARAAGASHPATGLPRHVLVPPTTRNSRGRAGFNGSFESVVEGCQPATLGPAFAPFEVLAPLSDGLVTERRGNRREPEPPNPLDVFQSRLPPPQLDARLDLLAQLDRLDRAADASGAMGRLDAGTRHAAEVLRTGAVRRALDLTLEAPAVLRAYDTEHFPNWNCDDNSRFIRSGPSVGFSLGRQLLLARRLCEAGAGFVTVVNANWDFHARRNIPNMPEGMGVFGPPLDHAVSAFLEDLRARGLEDKILLVVTGEFGRTPGLDKNLGRHHWPRICPLVFAGGGLRHGQVVGQSDRRGGEPATDPVTIADLHATILHTMFDVGRMRGDAAAPAAVLERATRGTPIRELFS, via the coding sequence GTGTTTGACCTCTTCACCGGCGCCCGGTCGCACCTCTGCGACGGCTCACCCCGCCGCGACTTCCTCCGCGCCGGCCTGTTCGGCCTCGGCGGGCTCGCCGCCGGCCGCGCGCCCGCGTCGCCGGGCGCCGGCGGGCCGCTCGTGCGCGACAAGTCCGTGGTCTTCCTCTTTCTTGCCGGCGGGCCGAGCCAGTACGAGACGTTCGACCCGAAGCCGGACGGCCCCGAGGGTTCGACCAGCATCGCCGGCCACGTCGCCACGGCGATCCCCGGCGTGCGCTTCGCGTCGTACCTGCCGAAGCTGGCGCGGCTGGCCGACCGGCTCACCGTGGTCCGCTCGTTCCGCACGAACCACAGCGAGCACAACGGCGCCCACAAGCAACTGATGACCGCCGACCTGACGGTGCAGGACGGCAAGCCGATCACGCAGCCCGGCCTCGGCGCCGTGTACGCCCGCGCGGCCGGCGCCTCCCACCCGGCGACCGGCCTGCCGCGGCACGTCCTCGTCCCGCCGACGACGCGGAACAGCCGCGGGCGGGCCGGCTTCAACGGGTCGTTCGAGTCGGTCGTCGAGGGGTGCCAGCCGGCCACCCTCGGGCCGGCGTTCGCGCCGTTCGAGGTGCTGGCGCCGCTGTCGGACGGGCTGGTGACGGAGCGCCGCGGGAACCGCCGCGAGCCGGAGCCGCCGAACCCGCTCGACGTGTTCCAGTCCCGCCTCCCGCCGCCGCAGCTCGATGCCCGCCTCGACCTCCTCGCCCAGCTCGACCGCCTCGACCGCGCGGCCGACGCCTCCGGGGCGATGGGCCGGCTCGACGCCGGCACCCGCCACGCCGCCGAGGTGCTCCGCACCGGCGCCGTCCGCCGCGCCCTCGACCTCACGCTCGAAGCCCCGGCCGTGCTGCGGGCGTACGACACCGAGCACTTCCCGAACTGGAACTGCGACGACAACTCGCGGTTCATCCGCAGCGGCCCGTCGGTCGGCTTCTCGCTCGGCCGGCAGCTGCTCCTCGCGCGCCGGCTCTGCGAGGCCGGCGCCGGGTTCGTGACGGTGGTGAACGCCAACTGGGACTTTCACGCCCGGCGGAACATCCCGAACATGCCCGAGGGGATGGGCGTGTTCGGCCCGCCGCTCGACCACGCCGTGAGCGCGTTCCTCGAAGACCTCCGCGCCCGCGGCCTCGAAGACAAGATTCTGCTGGTCGTCACCGGCGAGTTCGGCCGCACGCCGGGCCTCGACAAGAACCTCGGCCGGCACCACTGGCCGCGCATCTGCCCGCTGGTGTTCGCCGGCGGCGGGCTGCGGCACGGGCAGGTGGTGGGGCAATCCGACCGCCGCGGCGGCGAGCCGGCGACCGACCCGGTGACGATCGCCGACTTGCACGCGACGATCCTGCACACGATGTTCGACGTCGGCCGGATGCGCGGCGACGCGGCCGCGCCGGCGGCCGTCCTGGAGCGCGCGACCCGCGGCACGCCGATCCGGGAGCTGTTCTCGTGA
- a CDS encoding FecR domain-containing protein — translation MTTRIDDLTDALIDGTLADAGAAELAALVAASSAARERHLALLDVEAALRGLRTDLDLGAATVARIEAERADRTVAAVMAGIAAPARRRRLATAAGALAALAASVLLVLALRPAPPRDGPPPANFARLTGEAGAVEVVGPDGLVALGPDRLVPPGSTIRTGDDSTVAVLFPDATRLELSPNTSVRLDADGGAAEPRRLTFVRGQLSAVVAGWPTVVAAGSTDVVATRGRFDLWSAGAGSVRVELREGDVRVVRGEPARPLALVPGGAAFVRDATSPVRVEEHRVESVPRNRLDFPGALALAFAADGAEVWAASGKQWVRWGVGRDGFGAAAAREVFQPPIFNDGPVATLTPDGRVLVASRVDDKEDRTLIRDLPGGALRRVFPVRVSEPRFLCVAPDGAWVATVSPRPDPRVRVWDAATGAERFSRGLDAPAFCAAATPDGRHVAVEQSDLGRGTNNKLLILDAATGEPAFDLPTRRRQVTALAFTPDGRTVAAGFNGAVHLWDVRGRALVRTVEGFERVVTRVAFSADGRLVAAGTQDGQVWVWAAATGRRVQVLQTGAHGVRALAFSPDGRFLATATNKGPVALWEVAAEPADPDA, via the coding sequence GTGACGACGCGCATCGACGACCTGACTGACGCACTCATCGACGGCACCCTCGCCGACGCCGGGGCCGCCGAGCTGGCGGCGCTCGTAGCCGCCAGCTCGGCCGCGCGGGAACGCCACCTGGCGCTGCTCGACGTGGAGGCGGCGCTCCGCGGACTGAGGACCGACCTCGACCTCGGCGCCGCCACGGTCGCCCGGATCGAGGCCGAGCGCGCGGACCGGACTGTCGCCGCGGTGATGGCCGGGATCGCCGCGCCGGCCCGCCGGCGCCGCCTCGCCACGGCCGCGGGGGCGCTCGCCGCCCTGGCCGCGTCCGTGCTCCTCGTCCTGGCCCTCCGCCCGGCCCCGCCGAGGGACGGACCGCCCCCCGCGAACTTCGCCCGACTCACGGGGGAGGCCGGCGCCGTCGAGGTCGTCGGCCCGGACGGGCTGGTCGCTCTCGGCCCGGACCGGCTCGTCCCCCCCGGTTCCACCATCCGCACCGGCGACGACAGTACCGTCGCCGTCCTGTTCCCCGACGCCACCCGCCTGGAACTCTCCCCCAACACGTCGGTCCGCCTCGACGCCGACGGCGGCGCGGCCGAGCCGCGCCGGCTCACCTTCGTGCGCGGCCAGCTCTCCGCCGTGGTCGCCGGCTGGCCGACGGTCGTCGCCGCGGGGTCGACGGACGTGGTCGCCACCCGCGGCCGGTTCGACCTGTGGTCGGCCGGGGCCGGGTCGGTGCGGGTCGAGCTCCGCGAGGGTGACGTGCGCGTCGTGCGCGGCGAGCCGGCCCGGCCGCTGGCGCTCGTCCCCGGCGGGGCCGCGTTCGTACGCGACGCGACGAGCCCGGTCCGCGTTGAGGAGCACCGCGTCGAGTCCGTCCCGAGGAACCGGCTCGACTTCCCCGGCGCACTGGCGCTCGCGTTCGCCGCCGACGGGGCTGAGGTGTGGGCCGCCTCCGGGAAGCAGTGGGTGCGCTGGGGCGTCGGCCGCGACGGCTTCGGCGCGGCCGCGGCGCGCGAGGTCTTCCAGCCGCCGATCTTCAACGACGGCCCGGTCGCCACCCTCACCCCGGACGGCCGCGTGCTGGTGGCGTCCCGGGTCGACGACAAGGAGGACCGCACGCTCATCCGCGACCTGCCGGGCGGGGCACTTCGCCGAGTGTTCCCGGTGCGGGTGAGCGAGCCGCGGTTCCTGTGCGTCGCGCCGGACGGCGCGTGGGTGGCGACGGTCAGCCCGCGGCCGGACCCGCGGGTCCGGGTGTGGGACGCGGCGACGGGGGCCGAGCGGTTCAGCCGCGGGCTCGACGCGCCGGCGTTCTGCGCCGCCGCGACCCCGGACGGCCGGCACGTCGCCGTCGAGCAGTCCGACCTCGGCCGCGGCACGAACAACAAGCTCCTGATCCTCGACGCTGCCACCGGCGAGCCGGCGTTCGATCTGCCGACCCGCCGCCGGCAAGTGACGGCGCTGGCGTTCACCCCGGACGGGCGCACCGTGGCCGCGGGGTTCAACGGCGCCGTGCACCTGTGGGACGTGAGGGGCCGGGCGCTGGTGCGGACGGTCGAGGGGTTCGAGCGGGTCGTCACGCGGGTGGCGTTCTCGGCCGACGGCCGGCTCGTCGCCGCCGGCACGCAGGACGGGCAGGTGTGGGTGTGGGCCGCGGCCACCGGCCGGCGCGTGCAGGTGCTCCAGACCGGCGCCCACGGCGTCCGGGCGCTGGCGTTTTCCCCGGACGGCCGCTTCCTCGCCACCGCCACGAACAAGGGTCCGGTCGCGCTGTGGGAAGTCGCCGCGGAGCCGGCCGACCCGGACGCCTGA
- a CDS encoding DUF1588 domain-containing protein gives MPRLAPPALLTFAALVALRAAAQPADVPAAEAKFATPAESRVEFDRAAAPVLARHCTGCHNAKTAEGDLDLTALDPDMKTSTSGARWAMVVEKLATGEMPPKGRPRPAAADTAALVRWAVGESKRAGKHFARRTAYANGNRVPHHVLFDPKTVPPYDGGPRVRRLSPEIYAALTGDLARGKAGIAQPFSPDGRSTFKDMGAPKIDEPVTAQLLQNALAVAEHQTQHKVEDGKVKGNAPSEFLALLDPAAAPTDAQLEAAVAYQFQTVLRRAPTAAERARFVPFFRRNIADAGPVVGTRYGLAAVLMLPEAVFRLEVGGGPPDAKGRVRLAPREVAFALAYALTDKRPDAALIAAAATGGLDTDAGVAREARRLLDDAKLDRPRVLRFFREYFGYEAALEVFKEPKDNPDHDARALVEDTDRLVLYVLERDTEVLKELLTTNTSFVAHKTAAATKKQRAEAKAKFDAEKAANPERFKTKTYKAPGRSIYEAYGLTDFPDVQPVELPGDQRAGVLTQPAWLVAHSTSFDNHAIHRGKWVRERLLGGVVPDIPITVDAQLPVAPEKTLRERMGVTRQEYCWKCHRLMNDVGLPFEQYDHFGRFRTAEVVLDPEATAKNVDKKGKSLGPVTRAAPLETAGVLALVGDGTLDGKAVRTPVELVRVLAASERVEQVFVRHAFRYFLGRNESPGDAATLQAAHRAYRASGGSMKVLVAALLSSESFLYRVPNTETGG, from the coding sequence ATGCCTCGCCTCGCGCCCCCCGCCCTCCTGACGTTCGCCGCGCTGGTCGCCCTCCGGGCGGCCGCGCAACCGGCCGACGTGCCGGCCGCCGAGGCGAAGTTCGCGACCCCCGCCGAGAGCCGCGTCGAGTTCGACCGCGCCGCCGCGCCGGTCCTCGCCAGGCACTGCACCGGCTGCCACAACGCGAAGACGGCCGAGGGCGACCTCGACCTGACGGCCCTCGACCCCGACATGAAGACGAGCACCAGCGGCGCCCGCTGGGCGATGGTGGTCGAGAAGCTCGCCACCGGCGAGATGCCGCCGAAGGGCCGGCCGCGCCCGGCTGCCGCCGATACCGCCGCGCTCGTCCGCTGGGCGGTCGGCGAGAGCAAACGGGCCGGCAAGCACTTCGCCCGCCGGACCGCCTACGCCAACGGCAACCGGGTGCCGCACCACGTCCTGTTCGACCCGAAGACCGTCCCGCCCTACGACGGCGGCCCGCGCGTCCGCCGGCTCAGCCCCGAGATCTACGCCGCGCTGACCGGCGACCTGGCCCGCGGCAAGGCCGGCATCGCCCAGCCGTTCTCGCCCGACGGCCGCTCCACGTTCAAGGACATGGGCGCGCCGAAGATCGACGAGCCGGTCACGGCCCAGCTCCTCCAGAACGCCCTCGCCGTGGCCGAGCACCAGACCCAGCACAAGGTCGAGGACGGCAAGGTGAAGGGGAACGCCCCAAGCGAGTTCCTGGCTCTCCTCGACCCGGCCGCCGCGCCTACCGACGCGCAGTTGGAAGCGGCCGTCGCGTACCAGTTCCAGACGGTCCTGCGGCGCGCCCCGACGGCCGCCGAGCGGGCGCGCTTCGTCCCCTTCTTCCGCCGCAACATCGCCGACGCCGGGCCGGTCGTCGGCACCCGCTACGGGCTCGCGGCGGTGCTGATGCTCCCCGAGGCGGTGTTCCGCCTTGAGGTCGGCGGCGGCCCGCCCGACGCGAAGGGGCGGGTGCGGCTCGCGCCGCGGGAGGTCGCCTTCGCTCTGGCCTACGCCCTCACCGACAAGCGGCCCGACGCCGCCCTCATCGCGGCCGCGGCCACCGGCGGGCTCGACACCGACGCCGGCGTGGCGCGGGAGGCCCGCCGCCTCCTCGACGACGCCAAGCTCGACCGCCCGCGCGTCCTCCGCTTCTTCCGCGAGTACTTCGGCTACGAGGCGGCGCTCGAGGTGTTCAAGGAGCCGAAGGACAACCCCGACCACGACGCCCGCGCCCTCGTCGAGGACACCGACCGGCTCGTGCTGTACGTCCTGGAGCGCGACACGGAGGTGCTCAAGGAACTGCTGACGACGAACACGAGCTTCGTGGCGCACAAGACGGCCGCGGCGACGAAGAAGCAGCGGGCCGAGGCGAAGGCCAAGTTCGACGCCGAGAAGGCGGCCAACCCCGAGCGGTTCAAGACGAAGACGTACAAGGCGCCCGGCCGCAGCATCTACGAGGCCTACGGGCTGACGGACTTCCCGGACGTGCAGCCGGTCGAACTCCCCGGCGACCAGCGGGCCGGCGTCCTCACGCAGCCGGCGTGGCTCGTCGCCCACTCGACGAGCTTCGACAACCACGCCATCCACCGCGGCAAGTGGGTCCGCGAGCGCCTCCTCGGCGGCGTCGTACCCGACATCCCGATCACCGTGGACGCGCAGCTCCCGGTCGCCCCCGAGAAGACGCTCCGCGAGCGGATGGGCGTGACGCGGCAGGAGTACTGCTGGAAGTGCCATCGGCTGATGAACGACGTGGGGCTGCCGTTCGAGCAGTACGACCACTTCGGCCGGTTCCGCACCGCCGAGGTCGTCCTCGACCCAGAGGCGACCGCGAAGAACGTGGACAAGAAGGGGAAGTCGCTCGGCCCGGTGACCCGCGCGGCGCCGCTGGAAACCGCCGGGGTACTCGCCCTCGTCGGCGACGGTACGCTCGACGGGAAGGCGGTCCGCACGCCGGTCGAGCTGGTGCGGGTGCTGGCCGCGTCGGAGCGGGTGGAACAGGTGTTCGTCCGCCACGCCTTCCGCTACTTCCTCGGCCGCAACGAGTCCCCCGGCGACGCCGCCACCCTCCAGGCCGCCCACCGGGCGTACCGCGCGAGCGGCGGGAGCATGAAGGTGCTCGTCGCCGCGCTCCTGAGCAGCGAGTCGTTCCTGTACCGCGTCCCGAACACGGAAACCGGGGGCTGA
- a CDS encoding DUF1552 domain-containing protein, with amino-acid sequence MFVDRRDALKGLGLSAGATLLTPILTRLKAQASGAATVAPKRFVFVVESNGVRPEQLAPEGVRRQPRPQQPLNGPREFVDVPLRDKKLPFSLEPIAAWKDKVTIVNGLSGRVCGGGHSNNFHALGAFGGGSGGESMTIAGETVDGALAKHLGGIFPHIGLGISKRPENNVIYNVSAWAANQALPTMCRPDTAYNTLFGIAADGAARQEFAARNNLLDFLKDDVRAAERSLAGPEREQFAAYLETFETLRNRQSRLNEIRHTLREKGPVVSNKYTSPVETDRLDAQFDVGAAALICGLTNVLTLSSAAGVRDFDITFRGLGLQIDKHTIGHGGSYQGKTWAELYDIIRRYHFDLIAGLLRKLQAVPEGNGTMLDNTVLVYLSDGAESHHSRCWEWPMVVIGDLGGKLKTGRYVDYPGYGLPGHRTTANLYLTLLHLAGARRDTFGSADPALKDLDQTGPLAELLA; translated from the coding sequence ATGTTCGTCGACCGCCGCGACGCCCTGAAGGGGCTCGGCCTTTCCGCCGGGGCCACGCTCCTCACGCCGATCCTGACGCGCCTGAAGGCCCAGGCGTCCGGGGCAGCGACCGTCGCCCCGAAGCGGTTCGTGTTCGTCGTAGAGAGCAACGGCGTCCGCCCCGAGCAGTTGGCCCCGGAGGGCGTCCGGCGGCAGCCGCGGCCGCAGCAGCCGCTCAACGGGCCGCGCGAGTTCGTGGACGTGCCGCTCCGCGACAAGAAGCTCCCGTTCTCGCTCGAACCGATCGCCGCCTGGAAGGACAAGGTGACGATCGTGAACGGCCTGTCGGGCCGGGTGTGCGGCGGCGGGCACTCGAACAACTTCCACGCCCTCGGGGCGTTCGGCGGCGGGTCCGGCGGCGAGAGCATGACCATCGCCGGCGAGACGGTGGACGGCGCGCTCGCCAAGCACCTCGGCGGCATCTTCCCGCACATCGGCCTCGGCATCTCGAAGCGGCCCGAAAACAACGTCATCTACAACGTGTCGGCGTGGGCCGCGAACCAGGCGCTGCCGACGATGTGCCGGCCGGACACCGCCTACAACACGCTGTTCGGCATCGCCGCCGACGGGGCCGCCCGGCAGGAGTTCGCCGCCCGCAACAACCTCCTCGACTTCCTGAAGGACGACGTCCGCGCCGCCGAGCGGTCGCTCGCCGGGCCGGAGCGCGAGCAGTTCGCCGCGTACCTCGAAACCTTTGAGACGCTCCGCAACCGGCAGAGCCGCCTGAACGAGATCCGCCACACCCTCCGCGAGAAGGGGCCGGTCGTCTCGAACAAGTACACCAGCCCGGTGGAAACCGACCGCCTCGACGCCCAGTTCGACGTCGGCGCCGCGGCGCTGATCTGCGGGCTCACGAACGTGCTGACGCTGTCGTCGGCCGCCGGCGTCCGCGACTTCGACATCACGTTTCGGGGGCTCGGCCTCCAGATCGACAAGCACACGATCGGCCACGGCGGGAGCTACCAGGGGAAGACCTGGGCCGAGCTCTACGACATCATCCGCCGCTACCACTTCGACCTGATCGCCGGCCTCCTCCGCAAACTCCAGGCGGTGCCGGAGGGGAACGGCACCATGCTCGACAACACGGTGCTGGTGTACCTGAGCGACGGCGCGGAGAGCCACCACAGCCGCTGCTGGGAGTGGCCGATGGTGGTGATCGGCGACCTGGGCGGGAAGCTCAAGACGGGCCGCTACGTGGACTACCCCGGCTACGGCCTCCCCGGCCACCGCACGACGGCGAACCTGTACCTGACGCTCCTTCACCTGGCCGGGGCGCGGCGCGACACGTTCGGCTCGGCCGACCCGGCGCTGAAAGACCTCGACCAGACCGGCCCGCTCGCCGAGCTGCTGGCGTAA